A window of the Pseudomonas fluorescens genome harbors these coding sequences:
- a CDS encoding UDP-N-acetylmuramoyl-L-alanyl-D-glutamate--2,6-diaminopimelate ligase: MSLSLNKIFPHAGHDLLIRELALDSRNVRAGDLFLAVPGGKFDGRAHIADALQRGAAAVAYEVEGATVLPITEVPLIPVKGLAAQLSDIAGRFYGEPSHHLNLVGVTGTNGKTSVTQLVAQALDLLGQHCGIVGTLGSGFHGALQSGLHTTPNPIAMQATLGDLKKAGAKAVAMEVSSHGLDQGRVTALAFDVAVMTNLSRDHLDYHGTMEAYAEAKARLFAWNDLKCRVVNLDDDFGRQLAAEKRESRLITYSLLDSSAYLYVREAQFDDHGVRATLVTPQGEHHLRSTLLGRFNLSNVLAAVGALLGLDYALDEILKVLPKLEGPAGRMQRLGGGTQPLVVVDYAHTPDALEKVLTALRPHVKGQLLCLFGCGGDRDRGKRPLMAEVVERLADRVLVTDDNPRTEDPAVIFDDIRAGFTAVDNVTFVAGRGQAIAQLIASASADDVVVLAGKGHEDYQEINGERHAFSDLVEADHALTAWEVAHA; this comes from the coding sequence ATGTCTCTGAGTCTGAACAAGATTTTCCCTCACGCCGGCCACGATCTGTTGATCCGTGAACTGGCGCTCGACAGTCGCAACGTACGCGCGGGTGACCTGTTCCTCGCGGTGCCGGGCGGCAAGTTCGACGGGCGTGCTCACATTGCCGACGCCTTGCAGCGCGGAGCTGCTGCCGTGGCCTATGAAGTGGAAGGCGCCACCGTGCTGCCGATCACTGAAGTGCCGCTGATTCCGGTCAAGGGCCTGGCGGCGCAGCTGTCGGACATCGCCGGGCGTTTTTACGGTGAGCCAAGTCATCATCTGAATCTGGTTGGCGTTACTGGCACCAACGGCAAGACCAGCGTGACCCAACTCGTGGCGCAGGCGCTGGATCTGCTCGGCCAGCATTGCGGCATCGTCGGCACCTTGGGCTCCGGTTTCCACGGCGCGCTGCAAAGCGGCCTGCACACCACGCCGAATCCAATCGCCATGCAAGCGACCCTGGGCGACCTGAAAAAGGCCGGCGCCAAAGCCGTGGCCATGGAAGTTTCGTCCCACGGTCTGGATCAGGGCCGGGTTACCGCGCTGGCGTTCGACGTGGCCGTGATGACCAACCTGTCCCGCGATCACCTCGATTACCACGGCACCATGGAAGCGTACGCCGAGGCCAAGGCCCGGCTGTTCGCCTGGAATGATCTGAAGTGCCGCGTGGTCAACCTCGACGACGATTTCGGCCGGCAACTGGCCGCTGAAAAACGCGAGTCGCGGCTGATCACTTACAGCCTGCTCGACAGCAGCGCCTATCTCTATGTGCGTGAAGCGCAGTTCGATGACCATGGCGTGCGCGCCACGCTGGTGACGCCGCAGGGCGAGCACCATCTGCGCAGCACATTGCTCGGTCGTTTCAACCTGAGCAACGTACTGGCCGCCGTCGGCGCCTTGCTCGGTCTCGACTACGCGCTCGACGAAATTCTCAAAGTGTTGCCGAAACTCGAAGGCCCGGCCGGACGCATGCAGCGTCTTGGCGGCGGCACTCAGCCGCTGGTGGTGGTCGATTACGCCCACACCCCGGACGCCCTGGAAAAAGTCCTGACCGCATTGCGCCCGCATGTCAAAGGTCAACTGCTGTGCCTGTTCGGCTGCGGCGGTGATCGTGATCGCGGCAAGCGTCCGCTGATGGCCGAAGTGGTCGAGCGTCTGGCCGACCGCGTGCTGGTGACCGATGACAATCCGCGTACCGAAGATCCAGCGGTGATTTTCGATGACATCCGCGCCGGTTTCACAGCTGTGGATAACGTCACATTTGTGGCCGGCCGTGGCCAGGCCATCGCACAACTGATCGCCAGCGCCTCGGCGGATGACGTGGTGGTCCTGGCCGGCAAAGGTCACGAGGACTATCAGGAAATCAACGGCGAGCGCCATGCATTTTCCGATCTGGTCGAGGCGGATCACGCCCTGACCGCGTGGGAGGTGGCCCATGCTTAA
- a CDS encoding peptidoglycan D,D-transpeptidase FtsI family protein, whose protein sequence is MKLEGALFPWRFRLVVGLLGMMVAAICWRIIDLQVVDRDFLKGQGDARSVRHIPIPAHRGLITDRNGEPLAVSTPVTTLWANAKEMQTAKEKWPALAAALGQDPKALAERLEAQANKEFIYLVRGLTPEQGQAVLDLKVPGVYGIEEFRRFYPAGEVTAHMVGFTDIDDHGREGVELAYDEWLAGVPGKRQVIKDRRGRLIKDVQVTKNAKAGKPLALSIDLRLQYLANRELRNAIIENGAKAGSLVIMDVKTGEILAMVNQPTYNPNNRRNLQPAMMRNRAMIDVFEPGSTMKAISMSAAIETGRWKPSDTVEVYPGSLQIGKYTIKDVSKTEGPVLDLTGILINSSNVGMSKVAFDIGGETIFRLAQKVGLGQDTGLGFPGERVGNLPNYREWRKAETATLSYGYGISVTAIQLVHAFSALANNGRLAPLTLIKTDKAPQTTQVLPEAVAKTMQGMLQQVIEAPRGVFRAQVPAYHVGGKSGTARKTSVGTKGYAENSYRSLFAGFGPMSDPRYAIVVVIDEPTKAGYFGGLVSAPVFSRVMSGTLRLMNVTPDNLPTTQQANATPAVPLKANGGRG, encoded by the coding sequence ATGAAACTCGAAGGGGCTCTCTTCCCGTGGCGCTTCCGTCTGGTGGTCGGTCTGCTGGGCATGATGGTGGCCGCGATCTGCTGGCGCATCATCGATCTGCAAGTGGTCGACCGCGACTTCCTTAAAGGCCAGGGCGATGCACGCAGCGTTCGTCACATCCCGATTCCTGCGCACCGTGGCCTGATCACCGACCGCAACGGCGAGCCGCTGGCTGTCAGTACCCCGGTGACCACCCTGTGGGCCAACGCCAAGGAAATGCAGACCGCCAAAGAAAAGTGGCCGGCGCTCGCTGCCGCGCTGGGGCAGGATCCGAAAGCCCTGGCCGAGCGTCTCGAAGCCCAGGCCAACAAAGAATTCATTTATCTGGTGCGCGGGTTGACCCCTGAGCAGGGCCAGGCCGTGCTCGACCTGAAAGTGCCGGGCGTTTACGGCATCGAAGAATTCCGCCGGTTCTATCCGGCCGGTGAAGTGACGGCGCACATGGTCGGCTTCACCGACATCGATGACCACGGTCGTGAAGGTGTCGAACTGGCCTACGATGAATGGCTGGCCGGCGTGCCCGGCAAGCGGCAAGTCATCAAGGATCGGCGTGGACGGCTGATCAAGGATGTCCAGGTCACCAAAAACGCCAAGGCCGGCAAGCCCTTGGCGTTGTCGATTGACCTGCGCCTGCAATATCTGGCCAACCGCGAACTGCGCAACGCGATCATCGAGAACGGCGCCAAAGCCGGCAGTCTGGTGATCATGGACGTGAAGACTGGCGAGATCCTCGCCATGGTCAACCAGCCGACCTACAACCCGAACAACCGTCGCAACCTGCAACCGGCGATGATGCGTAACCGCGCGATGATCGACGTGTTCGAGCCCGGTTCGACCATGAAAGCGATCTCGATGAGCGCCGCGATCGAAACCGGCCGCTGGAAACCGAGCGACACCGTCGAGGTGTATCCGGGCTCCCTGCAGATCGGCAAATACACGATCAAGGACGTATCGAAGACCGAAGGTCCGGTACTCGATCTGACCGGCATTCTGATCAATTCCAGTAACGTCGGCATGAGTAAGGTCGCGTTCGATATCGGTGGCGAAACCATTTTCCGCCTCGCACAGAAAGTCGGCCTCGGCCAGGACACCGGCCTCGGCTTCCCGGGCGAACGTGTCGGTAACCTGCCGAACTACCGCGAGTGGCGCAAGGCCGAGACCGCAACGCTGTCGTACGGCTACGGTATTTCGGTGACTGCGATCCAGCTGGTGCACGCGTTCTCGGCGCTGGCCAACAACGGTCGCCTTGCACCGCTGACTCTGATCAAAACCGACAAGGCGCCGCAGACCACCCAGGTGCTGCCGGAAGCCGTCGCCAAAACCATGCAAGGCATGCTGCAACAAGTGATCGAAGCCCCGCGCGGCGTGTTCCGTGCGCAGGTGCCGGCGTATCACGTGGGCGGCAAGTCCGGTACTGCACGTAAAACTTCGGTCGGCACCAAGGGCTACGCCGAAAACTCTTACCGCTCGCTGTTCGCCGGTTTCGGCCCGATGAGCGATCCACGTTATGCAATCGTCGTGGTGATCGATGAGCCGACCAAGGCCGGTTACTTCGGTGGTCTGGTCTCGGCGCCGGTGTTCAGCCGTGTGATGTCGGGCACCCTGCGCCTGATGAACGTCACCCCGGACAACCTGCCGACCACACAACAGGCCAACGCCACCCCGGCCGTTCCGCTGAAAGCCAATGGAGGGCGCGGCTGA
- the ftsL gene encoding cell division protein FtsL yields MSKLFAKPLPGGSFFMLLLFIGVLVSAIGVSYSAHWNRQLLNALYNELSVRDKAQAEWGRLILEQSTWTAHSRIEVLATEQLKMHIPGAADVKMVAP; encoded by the coding sequence GTGAGCAAGCTTTTCGCCAAGCCATTGCCCGGCGGCAGCTTTTTCATGCTGCTGCTGTTTATCGGCGTGCTCGTGTCGGCCATCGGCGTGTCTTACAGCGCCCACTGGAACCGGCAGTTGCTCAACGCCCTGTACAACGAACTGAGCGTGCGCGACAAGGCGCAGGCCGAATGGGGGCGCCTGATCCTGGAGCAAAGCACCTGGACCGCCCACAGCCGGATCGAAGTGCTGGCCACCGAACAGCTGAAGATGCATATCCCCGGCGCGGCTGACGTGAAGATGGTGGCGCCATGA
- the rsmH gene encoding 16S rRNA (cytosine(1402)-N(4))-methyltransferase RsmH — translation MTIDSGFNHITVLLDEAVEALAVRPDGCYLDGTFGRGGHSRLILSKLGPDGRLIGFDKDPQAIATGQTLAAEDGRFVVVQRSFAELGSVVAEQGLAGKVSGILLDLGVSSPQLDDAERGFSFLNDGPLDMRMDPSRGISAAEFVNTAPVEEIARVFKEYGEERFSGRMARAVAERRDITPFERTADLAEVLKVANPAWEKGKNPATRAFQGLRIHVNNELGDLEAGLEAALECLEVGGRLVVISFHSLEDRIVKLFMRKLVKGEADNLPRNLPVRHVAFEPKIKVHGKAQTASDAELKANPRSRSAVMRVAEKLR, via the coding sequence GTGACTATTGATAGCGGCTTTAACCACATCACCGTACTGCTTGACGAAGCCGTCGAGGCTCTCGCCGTACGTCCTGATGGCTGCTATCTGGACGGCACGTTCGGGCGCGGCGGGCACAGCCGGTTGATCCTGAGCAAGCTCGGGCCGGACGGTCGGCTCATCGGATTCGACAAAGATCCTCAAGCGATTGCCACCGGGCAAACGCTAGCGGCCGAAGACGGCCGCTTTGTCGTTGTGCAGCGCAGCTTCGCCGAGCTCGGCTCGGTGGTTGCCGAACAGGGCTTGGCCGGCAAGGTCAGTGGCATCCTGCTGGATCTGGGCGTGTCTTCGCCGCAGCTCGATGATGCCGAGCGCGGCTTCAGCTTCCTCAACGACGGCCCGCTGGACATGCGCATGGATCCGTCCCGTGGCATCAGCGCCGCCGAGTTCGTCAACACCGCGCCGGTGGAAGAAATCGCCCGTGTTTTCAAGGAATACGGCGAAGAACGTTTCTCCGGTCGCATGGCCCGTGCCGTGGCCGAGCGTCGTGACATCACGCCGTTCGAGCGCACCGCCGACCTGGCCGAAGTCCTGAAAGTCGCCAACCCGGCGTGGGAAAAGGGCAAGAACCCGGCAACCCGCGCATTCCAGGGCCTGCGCATTCACGTCAACAACGAACTGGGCGATCTGGAAGCGGGTCTTGAAGCCGCGCTCGAATGCCTGGAAGTGGGCGGTCGCCTGGTCGTGATCAGCTTCCACTCGCTGGAAGACCGTATCGTCAAACTGTTCATGCGCAAGCTGGTGAAAGGCGAAGCCGACAACCTGCCGCGTAACCTGCCGGTTCGCCACGTGGCGTTCGAACCGAAAATCAAAGTCCATGGCAAAGCGCAGACGGCCTCCGACGCCGAACTCAAAGCCAACCCACGTTCCCGTAGCGCCGTCATGCGCGTCGCGGAGAAGCTGCGGTGA
- the mraZ gene encoding division/cell wall cluster transcriptional repressor MraZ: protein MFRGANAISLDAKGRLAMPSRYRDELDSRSSGQLIVTIDAVDPCLCVYPLDEWEIIETKLRALPSLREENRRLQRLLIGNAVDLELDGSGRFLVPPRLREYAKLDKRAMLVGQLNKFQLWDEDAWNAVSAADLAAIQQPGAMPDELRDLIL from the coding sequence GTGTTTCGCGGAGCTAACGCTATCAGTCTCGACGCAAAGGGCCGTCTCGCCATGCCGAGCCGGTACCGTGACGAGCTCGATTCGCGCAGTTCCGGCCAGTTGATCGTGACCATTGATGCCGTTGATCCATGTTTGTGTGTCTACCCGCTCGATGAGTGGGAAATTATTGAAACCAAGTTGCGCGCGCTTCCTTCGCTTCGCGAAGAGAACCGTCGTCTGCAACGTTTATTGATTGGTAATGCCGTTGACCTCGAGCTCGACGGCAGTGGTCGTTTCCTGGTGCCGCCGCGTCTGCGTGAATACGCGAAGCTCGACAAGCGCGCGATGCTGGTGGGCCAACTGAACAAGTTCCAACTGTGGGACGAAGATGCCTGGAACGCGGTTTCTGCCGCTGACCTGGCTGCCATACAACAACCGGGCGCCATGCCTGATGAACTGCGTGATCTGATCCTGTGA
- the rsmI gene encoding 16S rRNA (cytidine(1402)-2'-O)-methyltransferase, with protein sequence MAAFTDHEVCALTAPGPLNSAAGSLYVVATPIGNLDDISARALKILREVALIAAEDTRHSQRLMQHFGISTPLAACHEHNERDEGSRFITRLLAGDNVALISDAGTPLISDPGYHLVRQARAAGINVVPVPGACALIAALSAAGLPSDRFIFEGFLPAKAVGRKARLEAIKEEPRTLIFYEAPHRILECLQDMEALFGADRPALLAREITKTFETLKGLPLSELRAFVEADSNQQRGECVVVVAGWTAPESEDAVSSEAMRILNLLLEEMPLKRAAALAAQITGERKNVLYQVALDQQKDA encoded by the coding sequence ATGGCGGCTTTTACCGATCATGAGGTGTGCGCTTTGACTGCTCCAGGTCCTTTGAATTCCGCTGCGGGCTCGCTTTATGTGGTGGCGACGCCCATAGGCAACCTGGATGACATCAGCGCCCGGGCGTTGAAGATCCTGCGCGAGGTGGCACTGATCGCCGCCGAAGATACGCGCCATTCCCAGCGCCTGATGCAGCACTTCGGCATCTCCACGCCGCTGGCAGCCTGTCACGAGCATAACGAGCGGGACGAAGGCAGTCGCTTTATTACCCGTCTGCTGGCAGGTGACAACGTCGCGCTGATTTCCGACGCCGGTACGCCGCTGATTTCCGACCCCGGTTATCACCTGGTGCGTCAGGCCCGTGCCGCCGGGATCAATGTGGTGCCGGTGCCGGGTGCTTGCGCGTTGATCGCAGCGTTGTCGGCTGCTGGTCTGCCGTCCGACCGTTTTATCTTCGAAGGTTTTCTGCCGGCCAAGGCCGTAGGGCGCAAGGCGCGTCTGGAAGCCATTAAAGAAGAACCGCGCACGCTGATTTTCTACGAGGCGCCGCACCGTATTCTGGAATGCCTGCAGGATATGGAGGCGCTGTTCGGTGCTGATCGTCCGGCATTGCTCGCTCGTGAAATCACCAAGACCTTCGAAACACTTAAGGGATTACCGCTGAGCGAGTTGCGGGCATTCGTCGAGGCGGACAGCAATCAGCAGCGTGGCGAATGTGTCGTGGTGGTGGCGGGCTGGACTGCGCCGGAATCCGAAGATGCTGTCAGCAGCGAGGCGATGCGCATCCTCAATCTGTTGCTGGAAGAGATGCCGCTCAAGCGTGCGGCGGCTCTGGCGGCGCAAATCACCGGTGAGCGCAAAAATGTGTTGTATCAGGTGGCGCTGGATCAGCAAAAAGACGCGTAA
- a CDS encoding penicillin-binding protein activator, giving the protein MIACLRLFTALCLAALLAACASSPSSSLGELPRTPDATIEQLLEQAAQAKSPDKAALLRLSAADMAYRQGNAGQSAQILQQVPMDQLQPGQQAFASTLSAELAMTRNQPKAALTALSHPSLQRLSEMSVPLQVRAGTVHARALEADGQTLAAARERIFIAPMLEGEAASKNHEAIWTLIASLPADQLQANTTDDLGGWMSLALAVKTAGTLEQQQAAIDNWRNQHPKHPAAINLPLPLTKLKELASQPLSKIALLLPQDGPLASVGKALRDGFMAAHYQAQQAGQKPPAIEFYDSSKLTNLDEFYRKAQADGVQLVVGPLEKPLVKQLSTRPQLPITTLALNYSEGDQGPAQLFQFGLAAEDEAREVSRRARADGLHRAAIMVPKGEWGDRVLRAFSQDWQANGGSIVATERVDQPVQLAQQIADMFQLRQSEARAKSLQNAAGTNVAAQPSRRQDIEFIFLAATPQQAQQIKPTLNFQYAGDVPVYATSHVFSASGDVNQYNDMNGVRFCETPWLLETSDPLRQQVTAQWPQAAGSLGRLYAMGVDAYRLAPRLDQLKALPDSRIEGQSGSLGMTQSQRVVRQLPWAQFVSGQIQRLPDTPR; this is encoded by the coding sequence ATGATCGCTTGCCTGCGGCTGTTCACTGCCCTCTGCCTCGCTGCCTTGCTGGCGGCTTGCGCCAGCTCCCCTTCCTCCAGCCTTGGCGAACTTCCACGGACCCCGGATGCCACCATCGAGCAACTGCTCGAACAGGCTGCCCAGGCCAAATCGCCGGACAAGGCTGCATTGCTGCGCCTGAGTGCGGCAGACATGGCGTACCGCCAGGGCAATGCGGGACAGTCCGCGCAAATCCTGCAACAGGTACCGATGGATCAACTCCAGCCGGGCCAGCAGGCATTCGCCAGCACGCTGTCTGCTGAACTGGCCATGACCCGCAACCAGCCGAAAGCCGCGCTGACTGCCTTGAGCCATCCAAGCCTGCAACGCCTGAGCGAGATGTCGGTACCACTGCAAGTTCGCGCCGGCACCGTTCACGCCCGCGCCCTTGAAGCCGACGGCCAGACCCTGGCTGCCGCCCGCGAGCGCATCTTCATCGCGCCGATGCTGGAAGGCGAAGCCGCCAGCAAGAACCACGAAGCGATCTGGACCCTGATTGCGTCGCTGCCGGCCGATCAACTGCAAGCGAACACCACCGATGACCTCGGCGGCTGGATGAGCCTGGCCCTGGCGGTGAAAACCGCCGGCACCCTGGAGCAACAGCAAGCCGCCATCGACAACTGGCGCAACCAGCATCCGAAACACCCAGCCGCAATCAACCTGCCGCTGCCCCTGACCAAACTCAAGGAACTGGCCAGCCAGCCCCTGAGCAAGATCGCCCTGCTCCTGCCACAGGACGGCCCACTGGCCTCGGTCGGCAAGGCCCTGCGTGACGGCTTCATGGCTGCGCACTATCAGGCTCAGCAAGCCGGCCAGAAACCACCGGCCATCGAGTTCTATGACAGCTCGAAACTGACCAACCTCGACGAGTTCTACCGCAAGGCCCAGGCCGATGGCGTGCAACTGGTCGTCGGCCCGCTGGAAAAGCCGCTGGTCAAACAGTTGAGCACTCGCCCGCAACTGCCGATCACCACCCTCGCCCTGAACTACAGCGAAGGTGATCAAGGCCCGGCGCAGCTGTTCCAGTTTGGTCTGGCCGCTGAAGACGAAGCCCGCGAAGTTTCCCGCCGCGCCCGTGCCGACGGCCTGCATCGCGCCGCCATCATGGTGCCGAAAGGCGAATGGGGCGATCGCGTCCTGCGCGCGTTCAGCCAGGACTGGCAAGCCAACGGCGGCAGCATCGTCGCCACCGAACGTGTCGACCAGCCAGTGCAACTCGCCCAGCAGATCGCCGACATGTTCCAGCTGCGTCAGAGCGAAGCCCGCGCCAAGAGCCTGCAGAATGCTGCCGGCACCAACGTTGCCGCCCAGCCTTCGCGTCGCCAGGACATCGAATTCATCTTCCTCGCCGCCACCCCGCAGCAGGCGCAGCAGATCAAGCCGACCCTGAACTTCCAGTACGCCGGTGACGTGCCGGTCTACGCGACCTCCCACGTGTTCAGCGCCAGCGGTGACGTCAACCAGTACAACGACATGAACGGCGTGCGCTTCTGCGAAACCCCGTGGCTGCTGGAAACCAGCGATCCGCTGCGCCAGCAGGTCACCGCGCAATGGCCACAAGCCGCCGGTAGCCTCGGCCGCCTGTACGCGATGGGCGTCGATGCCTATCGCCTGGCGCCACGCCTGGATCAGCTCAAGGCACTGCCGGACAGCCGCATCGAAGGTCAATCGGGCAGCCTGGGCATGACCCAGTCCCAGCGCGTCGTACGTCAGTTGCCATGGGCGCAGTTTGTCAGCGGCCAGATCCAGCGCCTGCCGGACACTCCACGCTGA
- a CDS encoding YraN family protein, with product MPDRSHLQSGKDAERQALEHLQHQGLRLLAQNWSCKRGELDLVMLDGDTVVFVEVRYRKNTQWGGALDSIDGRKRQKLIFAAQFFLQRESRWANSPCRFDVVAIDSHQGQLNWLQNAFDS from the coding sequence ATGCCCGACAGGTCACACCTGCAAAGCGGCAAGGATGCCGAGCGCCAGGCGCTCGAGCATCTGCAACACCAGGGTCTGCGCCTGCTGGCGCAGAACTGGTCATGCAAACGCGGCGAGCTTGATCTGGTCATGCTTGATGGCGATACAGTAGTATTCGTCGAAGTCCGTTACCGAAAGAACACTCAATGGGGTGGCGCACTCGACAGCATCGATGGGCGCAAACGGCAGAAACTGATTTTCGCCGCGCAGTTTTTTCTTCAGCGCGAGTCGCGTTGGGCCAATTCCCCCTGCCGCTTCGACGTGGTGGCCATCGACAGTCACCAGGGTCAGCTGAACTGGTTGCAGAATGCGTTCGACAGTTGA
- a CDS encoding phosphoheptose isomerase, translating into MDMQSRIRQLFQASIDTKQQAMDVLAPHIEQASQVMVNALLNEGKMLSCGNGGSAGDAQHFSSELLNRFERERPSLPAIALTTDSSTITSIANDYSYNEVFSKQIRALGQPGDVLLAISTSGNSANIIQAIQAAHDREMIVVALTGRDGGGMASLLLPEDVEIRVPANVTARIQEVHLLAIHCLCDLIDSQLFGSEE; encoded by the coding sequence ATGGACATGCAATCCCGAATTCGCCAGCTTTTTCAGGCCAGCATCGACACCAAGCAACAGGCGATGGACGTACTTGCACCGCACATCGAGCAAGCCAGCCAGGTGATGGTCAACGCCCTGCTCAACGAGGGCAAAATGCTCTCGTGCGGTAACGGCGGCTCGGCCGGCGATGCCCAGCACTTCTCTTCGGAACTGCTCAACCGTTTCGAGCGTGAGCGCCCTAGCCTGCCGGCGATCGCGCTGACCACCGACAGCTCGACCATCACCTCGATCGCCAACGACTACAGCTACAACGAAGTGTTCTCCAAGCAGATCCGCGCACTCGGCCAGCCGGGTGATGTGTTGCTGGCGATTTCGACCAGCGGCAACTCGGCGAACATTATTCAGGCGATCCAGGCCGCACATGATCGCGAAATGATTGTCGTAGCATTGACCGGACGCGATGGCGGCGGCATGGCTTCGCTGCTGCTGCCCGAAGACGTCGAGATCCGTGTACCGGCCAACGTCACCGCACGTATTCAGGAAGTCCACTTGCTGGCGATCCATTGCCTTTGCGATCTGATCGACAGCCAACTGTTCGGGAGTGAAGAATGA
- a CDS encoding BON domain-containing protein, translating into MTPNRLGLLALTLCLGISGCTSVVNASREAPIEDDRGTRTFGSKIDDSLIETKVGVNVAKADPALDNDSHIVVTSFNGVVLLAGQTPRADLKEKAEQAAANVQRVKKVHNELQVIAPSGFIARQNDSWLTTKIKTQMLTDASIPGSRIKVVTENGIVYLLGLLTKQEAAQATNLVQGVSGVQKIVKLFEYID; encoded by the coding sequence ATGACCCCTAATCGCCTTGGCCTTCTGGCCTTGACCCTGTGCCTCGGCATCAGCGGCTGCACGTCGGTGGTGAATGCCAGCCGTGAAGCGCCGATCGAAGACGACCGTGGCACCCGCACTTTCGGCAGCAAGATCGATGACTCGCTGATCGAAACCAAAGTCGGCGTCAACGTGGCCAAGGCCGATCCGGCCCTGGACAACGACTCGCACATCGTCGTCACCAGCTTCAACGGCGTCGTGCTGCTGGCCGGCCAGACCCCGCGCGCAGACCTCAAGGAGAAAGCCGAACAGGCAGCCGCTAACGTTCAGCGCGTGAAAAAGGTCCATAACGAACTGCAAGTGATCGCACCTTCTGGCTTCATTGCCCGCCAGAACGACTCCTGGCTGACCACCAAGATCAAGACCCAGATGCTCACCGATGCCAGCATTCCCGGCTCGCGCATCAAGGTCGTGACCGAGAACGGTATCGTCTATCTGCTGGGCCTGCTGACCAAACAGGAAGCCGCCCAGGCGACCAATCTGGTTCAGGGTGTTTCCGGTGTGCAGAAGATTGTGAAGCTGTTCGAATACATCGACTGA
- a CDS encoding ClpXP protease specificity-enhancing factor — protein MNSSRPYLVRALYEWIVDNDCTPHMLVNSEYPAVQVPQGFASDGQIVLNISPSAVRHLHMDNDVVTFEGRFGGVPHSLYVPIAAILGIYARENGQGMVFDLESPMDDEDEIEQDDDIPPPDSEPPRPSGRPSLKVVK, from the coding sequence ATGAACTCCAGTCGACCTTATCTGGTCCGCGCGCTCTACGAGTGGATTGTGGATAACGATTGCACCCCGCACATGCTGGTCAATTCCGAGTACCCGGCAGTGCAGGTACCACAGGGTTTTGCCAGCGACGGGCAAATTGTCCTGAATATTTCGCCGAGTGCCGTGCGGCACTTGCACATGGACAACGACGTTGTGACCTTCGAAGGTCGCTTCGGCGGCGTCCCGCACAGCCTGTACGTGCCGATTGCTGCAATCCTGGGAATCTACGCCCGGGAGAACGGTCAGGGCATGGTGTTCGATCTGGAGTCGCCGATGGATGACGAAGACGAGATCGAACAGGATGACGATATCCCGCCACCGGACAGCGAACCACCGCGCCCAAGCGGCCGGCCAAGCCTGAAAGTGGTGAAGTAA
- a CDS encoding glutathione S-transferase N-terminal domain-containing protein, producing the protein MGVTNRLACYSDPADHYSHRVRIVLAEKGVSAEIIFVEAGRQPPKLIEVNPYGSLPTLVDRELALWESTVVMEYLDERYPHPPLMPVYPVARANSRLLIHRIQRDWCGLVDLILDSRTKEAARAVARKELRESLTGVSPLFADKPFFLSEEQSLVDCCLLPILWRLPILGIELPRPAKPLLDYMERQFAREAFQASLSGVERDMR; encoded by the coding sequence ATGGGCGTGACCAATCGGTTGGCCTGTTACTCCGACCCCGCCGACCACTATTCCCACCGAGTGCGCATCGTGCTTGCAGAGAAGGGTGTCAGCGCCGAAATCATTTTTGTGGAGGCTGGCCGTCAGCCACCTAAACTGATTGAAGTGAACCCTTACGGCAGTCTGCCCACGCTGGTCGATCGTGAACTGGCGTTGTGGGAGTCGACCGTGGTGATGGAGTACCTGGATGAGCGTTACCCGCATCCGCCATTGATGCCTGTGTACCCGGTGGCGCGTGCCAACAGCCGTCTGCTGATTCACCGCATTCAGCGCGACTGGTGTGGTCTGGTGGATCTGATTCTGGATTCGCGCACCAAGGAAGCGGCTCGTGCCGTGGCGCGCAAGGAATTGCGCGAAAGCCTGACGGGCGTGTCGCCGCTGTTTGCCGACAAGCCGTTTTTCCTCAGTGAGGAACAAAGTCTGGTGGATTGCTGCCTATTGCCAATACTCTGGCGTTTGCCGATTCTGGGTATAGAACTGCCGCGGCCGGCCAAGCCGCTGCTTGATTATATGGAGCGTCAGTTTGCGCGTGAGGCTTTCCAGGCGAGTCTGTCTGGTGTCGAACGCGACATGCGCTAA